A window of Bacillaceae bacterium S4-13-56 genomic DNA:
TACTATTATTTATATATAATCCTTTACTTACAGTTTAGGATCAGCAAAGGCTTCAACTACTGGGCCAGATAACCAGTGGTTTTTTTTGTTTGTTTAAAACCTTAAATAAGGTCTTGGTATTTTTGCCCACCATAGAGAACACGCATGACAACAACTTGCTTTTCTTCTTCTCTGACTAGATAAAGTGCAATGTAATTTTCTACGATGAGCTTACGGTAACCTTTATCTTTTAATATTTCATCCGTTACAAAACTACAGGAAAACGGGAAGTCCTTTAATCTCATGATACTCATTTCAATCTTTTCCATAAGGTTGTCAGCTGCACCTTCATTGTAAAGATCAGTGGAGATGTAGCTGTAAATCTCATCTAAATCTTCAAATGCTTTTGGTGTAATCTTAATTGCGTATTTATTTTCTTCCATGTTTTTTCTTTAGATCCTTAAAGACCTCTTCTCCATCTAAAAGTTCTTTCCCGTTTTTAATTTGCGCTTCTGCTTCAGCTAACTTTTGATATAACTCCAACTTCGCTAAAGACTTTTCATAGGTTTCCATACTCATGACAACCAAATCTCCATAACCATTCTTTGTGATAAAAAGTGGTTCCTTACTTTGGTGACACAGTTCAGAGATTTCCGTTGTATTTCTTAAATCCTTTATCGGACGAATTTCAGGCATAATACCATCTCCTTATTTCATTATTATGCCCCAATTATAGCATGATTATGTATCATTAACAATCGAGTTACTTATCTATATTCAATTTTTGAGTGCATTACCAAATCCACCATCTTCAAGAGCCATCTTCTTACTGTGGCACATTTTACAAAGATCCTGCCAGTTGCGCTTGTCCCAGAAGAGTTTCATGTCACCACCATGTGGAATGGTATGATCGACTTCTGTTGCTGGTGTTAGTCTACCTTCTCTTCGGCAATGAACACACAGAGGATTTTCTTTTAAGTATGCTCTGCTCACCTTGCGCCACTGATAGGTGTATATTTTAGAGTTGGACTTGTT
This region includes:
- a CDS encoding HNH endonuclease; the encoded protein is MSRAYLKENPLCVHCRREGRLTPATEVDHTIPHGGDMKLFWDKRNWQDLCKMCHSKKMALEDGGFGNALKN
- a CDS encoding type II toxin-antitoxin system RelE/ParE family toxin yields the protein MEENKYAIKITPKAFEDLDEIYSYISTDLYNEGAADNLMEKIEMSIMRLKDFPFSCSFVTDEILKDKGYRKLIVENYIALYLVREEEKQVVVMRVLYGGQKYQDLI
- a CDS encoding type II toxin-antitoxin system Phd/YefM family antitoxin, yielding MPEIRPIKDLRNTTEISELCHQSKEPLFITKNGYGDLVVMSMETYEKSLAKLELYQKLAEAEAQIKNGKELLDGEEVFKDLKKKHGRK